The segment ACTGGCAGCGGCGCTGATGAGCATCAATGCCGTCAAGGGTGTTGAGATTGGTGCCGGATTTGCCTGTGTGGAGCAGAAAGGTACCGAGCACCGTGACGAGATCACCCCGCAGGGATTCCTGTCCAATAATGCCGGGGGTATCCTGGGCGGCATATCCAGCGGTCAGGATATCCTTGCCAGTATCGCCCTCAAACCGACTTCAAGCCTGCGAATTCCCGGTCGATCAATCGATGTGAACGGCAACCCTGTCGAAGTCGTCACTACGGGTCGACATGATCCCTGCGTCGGCATTCGCGCAACGCCCATAGCCGAAGCAATGGTAGCGATCGTACTTATGGATCATTATCTGCGCCACCGAGCTCAGAACACCGCCATCACTGACTCCTGAGCGGCGGGTCATCCGGCGCTATAACTTTTACCTATAACCTGTATGAGAATTATTAATTTTATTGTTGGTTTTCAATAAGATAAATTTCACGCCAGCAGTTCACTGATTCGCTCAAAGCACGAAGGAAATAAAGACATGGCAGGAAAGACCTTATACGACAAAATCTGGGACGCACACCTGGTAACGCAGCGTGATGATGGCACGGCGCTGATCTATATCGACCGGCAGCTTATCCATGAAGTAACCTCACCACAGGCCTTTGAAGGCCTGCGCCTGGCAGGTCGTAAGCCCTGGCGTGCTGATGCCAACCTGGCCACCCCGGACCACAATATTCCCACCACTCGGGAGGAGCGTAGCCAGGGTCTTGAGGGGATCAAGGACCCGATTTCCCGCATTCAGGTGGCAACCCTGGACGAAAACTGCAGGGAATTCGGCATCCTGGAACTGGGCATGAACGACGCACGTCAGGGCATCGTCCATGTAGTCGGACCGGAGCAGGGGGCCACATTGCCGGGCATGACGATCGTCTGCGGTGATTCTCACACCTCTACCCACGGTGCCCTCGGCGCCCTGGCGCATGGTATCGGCACCTCCGAAGTGGAGCATGTGCTGGCAACCCAGTGCCTGCTGCAGAAGAAAATGAAGAACATGCTGGTTCGCGTCAATGGTCAGCTGAGCCCGGGTGTGACAGCCAAAGACATCGTGCTGGCCATCATCGGTAAAATCGGCACAGCAGGGGGAACCGGCTATACCATCGAATTCGGCGGCGAGGCTATTCGTTCATTGTCGGTTGAAGGGCGTATGACCGTTTGCAACATGGCGATAGAAGCCGGTGCCCGGGCCGGGCTGGTGGCCGTCGACGAGATTACCTTCGAGTATCTCAAAGGCCGCCCTTTCGCACCAAAGGGGGAGCTGTGGGACCGGGCTGTCGAGGCCTGGAGAGATCTTGTCAGCGATCCTGATGCGCGGTTCGATCAGGTCGTCGAACTGGAGGCCAGCGGAATTGAGCCGCAGGTAACCTGGGGGACTTCTCCCGAAATGGTTGCGCCGATCAGCGGTCAGATTCCGGATCCCGCACATGAAAGTGATCCCAGTAAACGGGGCAACATGGAGCAGGCACTTCACTACATGGGTTTAAAACCTGGCACGGCGATCCGTGATATTCAACTGGACTATATTTTCATCGGGTCCTGCACTAATTCACGAATTGAAGATCTGCGGGAAGCCGCCCAGGTGGTGAAAGGCAAGAAAGTGGCTGACTCCATTGAGCTGGCCATGGTGGTTCCTGGCTCAGGGCTGGTTAAAAAGCAGGCGGAAGCAGAGGGGCTCGACCGGGTGTTTACGGAAGCCGGCCTGGAGTGGCGGGAGCCGGGTTGTTCGATGTGCCTGGCCATGAATGCTGATCAGTTGCCGGCAGGCAAACATTGCGCCTCCACATCCAACCGTAATTTCGAGGGACGTCAAGGGTTTGGAGGGCGCACGCACTTGGTCAGCCCCGCCATGGCAGCGGCTGCTGCGGTAGCGGGCCACTTTGTTGATATTCGCCAGGCCAGCAACTAATTATCAGACAGGAAAGTTAACCGATGAGAAAATTCAGTACAGAAGAAGGCATAGTTATTCCTTTGGACCGCGCTAATGTAGATACCGACTTCATTATTCCAAAGCAGTTTCTGAAATCCATCAAGCGCAGCGGGTTCGGCCCCAATCTGTTCGACGAGCACCGCTATCTGGACAAAGGACAACCGGACGCCGATAACAGCAAGCGCCCCTTAAACCCTGATTTTGTCCTGAATCAGCCCCGTTACCAGAATGGTACCGTGCTGCTGGCCCGGGAAAATTTCGGTTGCGGCTCCTCGCGGGAACACGCCCCGTGGGCCCTGGATGATTATGGCATCCGGGTCATAATTGCACCGAGCTTTGCGGATATATTCTTCAATAACTGCTTTAAAAATGGTCTATTAGCGATTGTTTTAGAGAAAGAAATAGTTTCAAGGTTATTTAATGAGGTGGCACAGACCGAAGGTTATTCGCTGAAGGTGGATCTGGCCGGACAAACGATTACCACCCCGACGGGGGAGGTCATCACTTTTGAGGTGGACGAATACAAGAAACACTGTCTGCTCAATGGGCTGGACGAAATAGGCGTGACGCTTCAGGACGCAGAGGCAATCAAGGCGTTTGAAGACCAGTGGCGTACTCGTTCGCCCTGGTATTTTGTGCAATCAGGTCAGTCTCAGGCTTAGCTCCAGGGAGGGGCCAGGCTGTGGGCAGGAATTTTACCGTGCCTGGTCCCGGGGCGGGGCGTAAACAGATTAATTAGAGAGAATAAGCGATGAAGAAGTATAACGTAGCGGTGGCGGGTGCCACTGGCGCGGTAGGCGAGGCGATGCTGAGCATCCTTGAGCAGCGTGATTTTCCGGTGGATCAACTGTATCTGCTGGCCAGCGAACGCTCGGCGGGTTCGAGAATCATGTTCAAAGGCCGCCAGGTCATGGTTCAGAATCTGGCCGACTTTGATTTCACCCAGGCCCAGATTGGCCTGTTTTCGGCCGGTGGCAGCGTGTCGGCGGAGTTTGCCCCGATAGCAGGCGCGGCTGGCTGCGTCGTCATAGACAACACCTCGCATTTTCGCTACGACGACGATATCCCTCTGGTGGTGCCGGAAGTCAACCCGGAGCAGATTGCGGCCTACACGAACCGCAATATCATCGCTAATCCGAATTGTTCGACCATCCAGATGTTGTTGGCCCTGAAGCCCATCCATGACGCGGCCCGGATCAAACGCATTTCCGTGGCGACCTACCAGGCTGTGTCAGGAACCGGAAAGGCGGCGATCGAGGAGCTGGCCAAGCAAACTGCGGATCTGCTTAATGGTCGCCAGGCCACCTGTGAAGTCTATCCAAAGCAGATCGCCTTCAATGCACTGCCGCATATCGATACTTTTCTGGATAATGGTTACACCAAAGAAGAAATGAAGATGTGCTGGGAGACCCGCAAGATCTTTGGCGACGACTCCATCCAGGTAAGCGCCACCTGCGTCCGGATTCCCGTTTTCTACGGGCACTCGGAAGCCGTGCAGATAGAGACTGAAAAGCCCCTATCGGATAAAGAAGCCCGGCGGCTTTTGAAAGCCATGCCGGGTGTGGTGGTGATAGATGAGCGGAAGGACGGCGGTTACCCCACGGCTGTTACCGATTCTGTGGGCCAGGACGCAGTTTTCGTAGGTCGGATACGTCAGGATATCTCCATGGAAAACGGCCTGAACCTGTGGGTCGTCTCCGACAACGTGCGCAAAGGTGCGGCGCTGAATTCCGTTCAGATCGCCGAGCTATTGATAAAAGACTATTTATAATGAATACTTGCATGCGGTAGTGGAGAGCTCGTCTAAGAATAAATTTGACGAAATCCGGGCAACTGCAGGCAAATTTCCTTAAACTTATCCCTAGGGTGCTGAAAATCACGCCCTGAGTCAAGGAAAGTGGCTTAATGCTGATTTGAGAATTTGAATCCAAGTTGCTGTTTTTCGAGGGATAAAAATATCAAATTACGAGTTGTTCGGCTTGCCAGGTGATTCGCGGCAAGCTGGATCGGCGAGACCGCATCACTGGCATTGACTCGGGAATCAGGGAAATTATCGTTTGTAGGAAAGACTTTATGATGCGCAAAGCTTCTGCCGTTCTCACCGCTATCTGTTGTCTTGCAGTCAGTCAGGTGTATGCCCTGGGTCTGGGCACGTTGTCCCTCGAATCTTCGCTTAACCAGCCGCTCAGGGCGCGCATTGAAGTGGTTGATCTGGGGGGAGTGAGCCCGGCGGAGATAACCGTGCAGATGGCTGCCCAGCAGGACTTCGAACGGTTTGATCTGGAGCGGAGCAATTTCCTGTCCGGCGTCAATTTCGAAATCGAGCGCACGGCGGATGGCGTGTTCGTGGTACTCACCAGCAGCCAGGCCGTCAGAGAGCCATTTCTCAGCTTCATCCTGGACACCCGCTGGCCCAGCGGCCGAATCCTCAGCGAACACACGGTACTGCTGGACCTGCCGGTATTCAGTGACGGGCAGTCAGTCGCGCAACCGATCAATCAGCCAGTCAGCCCGGTCGTGGAACCCCAGCAGGGGGTGGTACAGCGAGAGTCAGCGGCCAGTCGCCAGGTTGAACAGATTGCCGACAGCAGCAGTCCAACGGCAACGCGGATTGAAGAAGCCGCCCCGGAACCTCAGCGCGACACCGCTGCGCCAGCGCCTCGAAACGAACAAGTTATTTCTGAAACCCCGTCGCGCCCTGAGAGTCTGGAGATTCAGTCTTCCGACACGCTGTGGGAAATTGCCATGCGGGTTCGTCCGGGCGAGACGGTCTCTATTCAGCAGACCATGTTGGCTATCCAGCGGATGAATCCAGATGCCTTCGTGGACGGTAATATCAATCGTCTGCAGGCGGGGGCGACACTGCAGATTCCCGATCTCAGTGAGATCCGCAGCATTAATCAGCAGCAGGCGGTTTCCGAAGTATCCCGCCAGAATCAGCAGGCGGACCTCAATGCGCAGCC is part of the Gammaproteobacteria bacterium genome and harbors:
- the leuC gene encoding 3-isopropylmalate dehydratase large subunit yields the protein MAGKTLYDKIWDAHLVTQRDDGTALIYIDRQLIHEVTSPQAFEGLRLAGRKPWRADANLATPDHNIPTTREERSQGLEGIKDPISRIQVATLDENCREFGILELGMNDARQGIVHVVGPEQGATLPGMTIVCGDSHTSTHGALGALAHGIGTSEVEHVLATQCLLQKKMKNMLVRVNGQLSPGVTAKDIVLAIIGKIGTAGGTGYTIEFGGEAIRSLSVEGRMTVCNMAIEAGARAGLVAVDEITFEYLKGRPFAPKGELWDRAVEAWRDLVSDPDARFDQVVELEASGIEPQVTWGTSPEMVAPISGQIPDPAHESDPSKRGNMEQALHYMGLKPGTAIRDIQLDYIFIGSCTNSRIEDLREAAQVVKGKKVADSIELAMVVPGSGLVKKQAEAEGLDRVFTEAGLEWREPGCSMCLAMNADQLPAGKHCASTSNRNFEGRQGFGGRTHLVSPAMAAAAAVAGHFVDIRQASN
- the leuD gene encoding 3-isopropylmalate dehydratase small subunit; translation: MRKFSTEEGIVIPLDRANVDTDFIIPKQFLKSIKRSGFGPNLFDEHRYLDKGQPDADNSKRPLNPDFVLNQPRYQNGTVLLARENFGCGSSREHAPWALDDYGIRVIIAPSFADIFFNNCFKNGLLAIVLEKEIVSRLFNEVAQTEGYSLKVDLAGQTITTPTGEVITFEVDEYKKHCLLNGLDEIGVTLQDAEAIKAFEDQWRTRSPWYFVQSGQSQA
- a CDS encoding aspartate-semialdehyde dehydrogenase; the protein is MKKYNVAVAGATGAVGEAMLSILEQRDFPVDQLYLLASERSAGSRIMFKGRQVMVQNLADFDFTQAQIGLFSAGGSVSAEFAPIAGAAGCVVIDNTSHFRYDDDIPLVVPEVNPEQIAAYTNRNIIANPNCSTIQMLLALKPIHDAARIKRISVATYQAVSGTGKAAIEELAKQTADLLNGRQATCEVYPKQIAFNALPHIDTFLDNGYTKEEMKMCWETRKIFGDDSIQVSATCVRIPVFYGHSEAVQIETEKPLSDKEARRLLKAMPGVVVIDERKDGGYPTAVTDSVGQDAVFVGRIRQDISMENGLNLWVVSDNVRKGAALNSVQIAELLIKDYL